The following are from one region of the Deltaproteobacteria bacterium genome:
- a CDS encoding cation:proton antiporter produces the protein MESLPLLRDIIILMGVSVPIIFVFHRLGMPTIVGFLATGVIIGPHGFGLITEAGTVELLAQIGVVMLLFTIGLELSFAKLRNVGREAVIGGGLQIIFTTAIVIIIAGIFKEPLPQAMLFGFIIAQSSTAIILKILSDRGEIDSSHGRLCMGIVIVQDIAVVPMVILLQHIGKVEGITAFLVAKSILTAGLAVAAILTAAYILVPRILYQVVKLRNREIFIITALFLCLGIAWLTSRVGLSLAIGAFIAGLVISESEYSHQIVAEVLPFRDVFSSLFFISIGMLLEFNYFLYHLPYIFPMACAIIILKILVIIGIGQILRYPLRLAIIVGIGLSNIGEFSFVLMKAGEEYGLLSKEMYQTFIAASILTMLAIPLLFEKSQRIALRLTHIFGAKGISFTESAPKGLANHVIIAGYGLNGRNTANVLKATGIEYIILDMNADRISKAKKKGHRALFGDISHPEILKKAGVKRARIIVFAVSDPVATRMALKAAKDINPSVYAITRTRYIGEVEALYKLGANQVISEEFETSIEIFARVLGEYHIPTNIIQNQIDLIRHEGYAMLRDLSLPKERLMELSSLFAASITSTFLVTEDSQVIGKTLVELDLRKKTGTTIIAIVRGSKAVTSLSANLTIHTGDVLVLLGSHAQLDQAVKLLTR, from the coding sequence ATGGAAAGCCTTCCTTTACTCAGAGACATTATAATACTGATGGGCGTGTCTGTCCCTATTATTTTTGTTTTCCACCGTCTTGGCATGCCGACAATTGTCGGCTTTCTTGCTACAGGCGTCATTATCGGCCCGCATGGTTTTGGGCTGATTACCGAGGCAGGCACTGTAGAGCTCCTTGCCCAGATTGGCGTTGTTATGCTCCTTTTTACCATCGGCCTTGAGCTTTCCTTTGCAAAACTCAGAAATGTAGGCAGGGAGGCTGTTATCGGCGGCGGGCTTCAGATAATATTTACAACTGCCATTGTAATTATTATTGCCGGGATATTTAAAGAGCCTTTACCACAGGCCATGCTTTTTGGATTTATAATAGCGCAGAGCAGCACTGCTATAATACTCAAGATTCTGAGCGACAGAGGTGAAATAGATTCCTCTCATGGCCGGCTTTGTATGGGCATAGTAATTGTCCAGGACATTGCCGTTGTTCCCATGGTCATTTTGCTTCAGCATATTGGAAAGGTTGAGGGCATAACCGCTTTTCTTGTCGCAAAAAGCATATTGACAGCCGGCCTGGCTGTGGCTGCAATCCTCACGGCTGCCTATATCCTTGTGCCGAGGATACTATATCAGGTTGTAAAATTACGGAATAGAGAGATCTTTATCATAACAGCCTTATTCCTATGTCTTGGGATCGCATGGCTTACATCAAGGGTTGGTCTGTCTCTGGCTATCGGCGCATTTATTGCCGGGCTTGTAATATCGGAATCCGAATACAGCCATCAGATAGTGGCAGAGGTGCTGCCTTTCAGGGATGTTTTTTCCAGCCTCTTTTTTATATCCATAGGCATGCTTCTTGAATTTAATTATTTTCTGTACCATCTGCCGTATATCTTTCCAATGGCCTGCGCAATTATCATACTAAAGATATTGGTTATTATAGGCATTGGCCAGATACTTAGATACCCATTGCGCCTTGCCATAATTGTCGGCATAGGTCTTTCCAATATAGGCGAGTTTTCTTTTGTTCTTATGAAAGCAGGCGAAGAATACGGCCTTCTCTCAAAAGAGATGTATCAGACATTCATTGCCGCATCCATACTGACAATGCTTGCCATACCGCTCCTGTTTGAAAAGAGTCAGAGGATTGCCCTGCGGCTTACACATATATTCGGGGCAAAGGGAATATCTTTTACAGAGTCCGCTCCAAAGGGTCTTGCAAACCATGTGATTATCGCCGGTTACGGCCTGAACGGACGGAATACAGCAAACGTATTAAAGGCAACAGGAATAGAATATATCATTCTGGATATGAATGCAGATAGAATCAGCAAAGCCAAGAAAAAAGGACACAGGGCGCTTTTTGGCGATATAAGCCATCCTGAGATTTTAAAAAAGGCTGGCGTTAAAAGGGCAAGGATTATTGTGTTTGCCGTTTCAGACCCTGTTGCTACAAGGATGGCGCTGAAGGCTGCAAAGGATATAAACCCTTCTGTATATGCTATAACAAGAACCAGATACATAGGCGAGGTTGAGGCGCTTTATAAACTTGGCGCCAATCAGGTAATATCAGAGGAATTTGAGACATCTATTGAGATATTTGCCAGGGTTTTAGGTGAATATCATATTCCTACAAATATCATACAAAACCAGATAGACCTTATCAGGCATGAAGGGTATGCAATGCTCAGGGACCTGTCTCTGCCAAAGGAAAGACTTATGGAGCTTTCCAGCTTATTTGCAGCCAGCATAACATCAACTTTCCTTGTAACAGAAGATTCTCAGGTAATAGGCAAGACACTGGTTGAACTGGATTTGAGGAAAAAGACAGGTACAACTATCATTGCCATTGTCAGGGGCAGCAAGGCTGTTACAAGTTTATCCGCAAATCTTACAATACATACAGGAGATGTGCTGGTCTTGCTGGGCAGTCATGCACAACTTGATCAGGCAGTAAAACTTTTAACAAGGTGA
- a CDS encoding cobyrinate a,c-diamide synthase, whose amino-acid sequence MKAFIVAGTHSGVGKTTIAIGLMALLKKRGMAVQPFKVGPDYIDPSYHRLVCGRPSYNLDTWMVGVDGVKRTFAKEMQGADIGIIEGVMGLFDGKDGRDEQGSTAHVAKILKLPVILIVDARSMARSAAALVYGYERFDPAVKIAGIIFNRVGSVRHYKMLKEAVEAKCKAKVLGYIPRNEEITLPERHLGLVMMEWTMNKGQGAKFKKLTSMIERFVDIDEILRLSSRFRVQASKSFHRITHHASRITRIAIARDNAFCFYYQENLDMLKELGAELVFFSPLKDKKLPAGINGIYLGGGYPELYARRLEANKALSKEIKLIADSGLPIYAECGGLMYLGKGLKDFKGKKYEMVGIFPWVSRMLEKRKSLGYREVRVIDGCPFLKKGQKILGHEYHYSEIDTFSDKIKRVYQFTVHGSQVTVKEGYLYKNTLASYIHLHFASNPKFAEGFVRACSLCPPY is encoded by the coding sequence ATGAAGGCTTTCATAGTAGCGGGAACTCATAGCGGAGTTGGCAAAACCACCATTGCCATTGGCCTTATGGCATTGCTTAAAAAAAGAGGCATGGCTGTTCAGCCTTTCAAGGTTGGGCCGGATTATATTGACCCATCTTACCATAGACTGGTTTGCGGAAGACCGTCCTACAACCTTGATACATGGATGGTAGGGGTTGATGGCGTTAAAAGGACTTTTGCAAAGGAAATGCAGGGCGCTGATATTGGGATTATTGAAGGTGTGATGGGACTTTTTGACGGAAAGGACGGCAGGGATGAACAGGGAAGCACAGCCCATGTTGCAAAGATTCTAAAGCTTCCTGTAATCCTAATTGTTGACGCAAGAAGCATGGCAAGGAGCGCGGCTGCATTGGTTTACGGTTATGAAAGATTTGACCCCGCTGTGAAGATAGCCGGTATTATATTCAACAGGGTCGGCAGTGTCAGGCACTATAAGATGCTTAAAGAAGCAGTGGAGGCAAAATGTAAGGCAAAGGTGCTGGGCTATATCCCGCGTAATGAAGAGATAACACTCCCTGAAAGACATTTGGGGCTTGTGATGATGGAATGGACAATGAACAAGGGGCAAGGGGCAAAGTTTAAAAAACTTACATCAATGATAGAGAGGTTCGTTGATATTGATGAGATATTAAGATTAAGCTCAAGGTTCAGAGTTCAAGCTTCAAAGTCTTTCCACCGCATCACGCACCACGCATCACGCATTACGAGAATCGCCATTGCCAGGGACAATGCCTTTTGTTTCTATTATCAGGAAAATCTGGATATGCTGAAAGAGTTGGGCGCAGAGCTTGTTTTTTTCAGCCCTTTAAAGGATAAGAAACTGCCTGCTGGCATAAACGGCATATATCTCGGCGGAGGGTATCCTGAGCTTTATGCAAGAAGGCTTGAGGCGAATAAGGCGCTCAGCAAAGAGATAAAGCTTATTGCAGATAGCGGCCTTCCAATCTATGCTGAATGCGGCGGGCTTATGTATCTTGGAAAAGGTTTGAAGGATTTTAAAGGGAAAAAATATGAAATGGTAGGAATATTCCCGTGGGTTTCAAGGATGCTGGAAAAAAGGAAGTCGCTGGGCTACAGAGAGGTAAGGGTTATTGATGGCTGCCCGTTTTTGAAAAAAGGTCAAAAAATTCTCGGACACGAATACCATTATTCGGAGATAGACACATTCTCTGATAAAATAAAAAGAGTTTATCAGTTCACAGTTCACGGTTCACAGGTCACAGTTAAAGAAGGTTATTTATACAAGAATACGCTTGCCAGCTACATCCACCTTCATTTTGCAAGCAATCCCAAATTTGCAGAGGGGTTTGTAAGGGCGTGTTCCCTATGTCCTCCTTATTAA